One genomic segment of Chitinophaga parva includes these proteins:
- a CDS encoding DUF4349 domain-containing protein, which translates to MRVVKPYYAAALLLALFSCQSASRKSFSEAASADSTAVAITQAAPSSNMIMPLNSPARRMLRTASISARVEDLQAFTMQVEGLTGNLHGMVLQSTLRNVEQQSNTYAYHGDSLRMITVYQPEAHLELRVPAPMLDSVVHSIARWAPFTGHWELKQEDVTLTMLANRMKANVANKAATRQLVTTDKNALGAANYQDDKAQENIDRQVENLSLDDQVAYAALSVDLYQRQVAHTETIINAAAITRAGFGTALGGAARRGAMILRDVLLGIVTVWPFLLLLGAGVVVYRWWKPARTA; encoded by the coding sequence ATGCGCGTTGTTAAACCTTACTATGCAGCAGCTTTGCTGCTAGCGCTCTTCTCATGCCAGAGCGCATCCCGCAAAAGCTTTTCAGAAGCTGCCAGTGCAGATTCTACGGCAGTAGCGATCACGCAGGCAGCACCTTCTTCCAACATGATTATGCCCCTCAATAGTCCCGCGCGCAGGATGTTGCGTACGGCCTCCATATCCGCCAGGGTAGAGGATCTGCAGGCATTTACCATGCAGGTGGAAGGGCTTACCGGTAACCTGCACGGCATGGTGCTGCAAAGCACGTTGCGCAACGTGGAGCAGCAAAGCAATACCTATGCATACCATGGCGATTCTTTGCGCATGATAACCGTATACCAGCCGGAGGCCCACCTGGAACTGCGGGTACCTGCGCCAATGCTGGATTCCGTGGTGCACAGCATTGCGCGCTGGGCACCATTCACCGGTCACTGGGAGCTAAAGCAGGAAGATGTTACGCTCACCATGCTGGCTAACCGGATGAAGGCAAACGTGGCCAACAAAGCTGCCACGCGGCAATTGGTCACCACGGATAAGAATGCACTGGGCGCTGCAAATTACCAGGATGACAAAGCGCAGGAAAACATAGACCGCCAGGTGGAAAATCTTTCCCTGGATGACCAGGTGGCCTACGCCGCTTTGTCTGTAGATCTTTACCAGCGCCAGGTGGCCCATACAGAAACCATTATTAATGCGGCAGCTATTACCCGCGCGGGTTTTGGGACAGCGCTGGGCGGGGCTGCACGCCGGGGCGCTATGATCCTGCGGGATGTGTTGCTGGGCATCGTCACCGTATGGCCCTTCCTGTTGTTGCTGGGCGCAGGCGTGGTGGTGTACCGGTGGTGGAAGCCGGCAAGGACCGCCTGA
- a CDS encoding DUF3375 domain-containing protein, whose translation MKQADLAFLFDTHPAVLMLRQRSGRWVLPFLHHVFKEESRFLISEQLLIQLLAEHLTVEEDGTEDFEEARISFGEDEESRARKYVLSWVQKRLLQDLQDADGNVQYQLSAHTEKVFQWLQTLQGRHHVGTESRFKLLFNSLRDVVEKTEDDRTKRLEILKDKRAEIDKEIKAIELGLAPDNYTNAQVQERLELFTRLCYDLVSDFREVEDNFKHIHRTIVEQHTRATQHKGAIVGFAFEAYDALRSSSQGKSFYAFWDFLISREGQQDWKELTEQLLELVKSRNIPADETFLQSVKSLLLEQGKAVYDANDKMAEKLSRIITEKEIARHKRLRQQISAIKEMVFSLMDENVPAGLEIADSVPIKMVMDRRLQIEPKKTELNVKQPNGALEQIADMERFSRMMSNVYIDRKQLWKKVEDVLEARPTATLREVLETIPLQNGVAEIVSYYGFLRDKGGRVQVLPNITELIPLDVEATRFIEVPYLLFSK comes from the coding sequence ATGAAGCAAGCAGATCTCGCTTTTTTATTTGATACCCATCCGGCCGTACTGATGCTCCGCCAGCGCAGCGGGCGCTGGGTGCTGCCTTTCCTGCACCATGTATTCAAGGAAGAAAGCCGCTTCCTCATCAGCGAGCAATTGCTCATTCAATTGCTGGCCGAGCACCTGACCGTGGAGGAAGATGGAACGGAAGATTTTGAAGAGGCCCGCATCAGTTTTGGTGAAGATGAAGAATCCCGCGCCCGCAAATACGTGCTTAGCTGGGTGCAGAAACGCCTGCTGCAGGACCTCCAGGACGCAGATGGCAACGTACAATACCAGCTCTCCGCCCACACCGAAAAAGTGTTCCAGTGGCTGCAAACCCTCCAGGGGCGCCACCACGTGGGCACTGAAAGCCGCTTTAAACTGCTCTTCAACTCCCTGCGTGACGTAGTGGAAAAAACAGAGGACGACCGTACCAAACGCCTGGAGATCCTCAAAGACAAACGCGCTGAAATTGACAAAGAGATCAAAGCCATAGAACTGGGCCTGGCACCGGACAACTATACTAACGCCCAGGTGCAGGAACGCCTGGAACTCTTTACCCGCCTGTGTTACGACCTGGTGAGCGATTTCCGGGAAGTGGAGGACAATTTCAAACACATCCACCGCACCATCGTAGAGCAGCACACCCGTGCCACCCAGCATAAAGGCGCCATCGTGGGCTTTGCTTTTGAGGCCTATGATGCATTGCGCAGCAGCAGCCAGGGTAAAAGTTTCTATGCCTTCTGGGATTTCCTCATCTCCCGGGAAGGCCAGCAGGACTGGAAAGAACTTACTGAACAACTCCTGGAGCTGGTGAAAAGCCGCAACATTCCTGCCGATGAGACCTTCCTGCAAAGCGTAAAATCCTTGCTGCTGGAACAAGGCAAGGCCGTGTATGATGCTAACGATAAGATGGCCGAAAAACTAAGCCGCATTATCACCGAAAAAGAAATAGCCCGTCATAAAAGATTGCGCCAGCAGATCAGCGCCATCAAGGAAATGGTGTTTTCCCTGATGGACGAGAATGTGCCCGCAGGGTTGGAAATAGCAGACAGTGTGCCCATTAAAATGGTGATGGACCGCCGCCTGCAGATAGAGCCGAAGAAAACGGAACTGAATGTAAAACAACCCAACGGTGCCCTGGAACAGATTGCGGATATGGAACGCTTCAGCCGCATGATGAGCAATGTGTATATAGACCGCAAGCAACTCTGGAAAAAAGTGGAAGATGTGCTGGAAGCAAGGCCCACCGCCACTTTACGGGAAGTGCTGGAAACCATCCCCTTGCAAAATGGGGTGGCGGAGATCGTAAGCTATTACGGCTTCCTGCGCGATAAAGGTGGCCGCGTACAGGTGCTGCCCAACATTACGGAGCTGATACCACTGGATGTGGAAGCTACCAGGTTTATCGAAGTCCCTTACCTCTTGTTTAGTAAATAA
- a CDS encoding DUF4194 domain-containing protein yields the protein MSEPQKILPFVPVFVKLLKGPVEYVDKSLWEKLLQHKSELSAFLLPLGLSLVLDEQDGYAYVKHITNDEEENAVSWIPRRALSYEESIMLVLLREMMAEFEVGAATTRELIRKRREIKEYAELFFKENVSRVKFLKEMDRLIDRTAENGFLDCIEQHEVADEQKFRIKKIIKARVGSEELDTFLEALTGYRRSLETGADITAGTSNPQFPIHNVVSDINEQIPDGVLTSPETPGDNPQDEPPLPFLGDDQLN from the coding sequence ATGAGCGAACCGCAGAAAATATTGCCCTTCGTGCCGGTGTTTGTCAAATTGCTGAAAGGCCCGGTGGAATACGTAGATAAAAGTCTTTGGGAAAAACTGTTGCAGCATAAATCGGAACTGAGCGCTTTCCTGCTCCCGCTGGGGCTTTCCCTCGTACTGGACGAGCAGGATGGGTATGCCTATGTAAAACATATCACCAATGATGAAGAAGAGAATGCCGTGAGCTGGATTCCGCGCCGCGCCCTCTCTTACGAAGAAAGCATCATGCTGGTACTGCTGCGGGAAATGATGGCGGAATTTGAAGTAGGCGCCGCCACTACCCGTGAGCTGATCCGCAAACGCCGGGAGATCAAGGAATACGCAGAGCTGTTTTTCAAGGAGAATGTCAGCCGCGTAAAGTTCCTGAAGGAAATGGACCGCCTCATAGACCGCACCGCTGAAAATGGTTTCCTCGACTGCATTGAACAACATGAAGTAGCCGATGAACAAAAGTTCCGCATCAAAAAGATCATCAAAGCCCGTGTAGGCAGCGAAGAGCTGGATACCTTCCTGGAAGCACTGACCGGCTACCGGCGCTCTTTGGAAACAGGCGCTGATATTACCGCCGGAACTTCCAATCCACAATTTCCAATCCACAACGTTGTTTCAGATATCAATGAGCAGATCCCGGACGGAGTACTTACCTCGCCGGAAACGCCAGGTGACAACCCGCAAGACGAGCCACCACTACCGTTTTTGGGAGATGATCAACTGAACTGA